Proteins encoded in a region of the Mycobacterium branderi genome:
- a CDS encoding PE family protein, which yields MSFVTTQPEALSAAAANLTGIGSGMAAQNAAAAAPTTGVVPAAADEVSALTAAQFAAHAQMYQAVSAQAAAIHEMFVNTLGTSAGSYAATEAANAIAAG from the coding sequence ATGTCATTCGTGACAACGCAGCCCGAGGCGTTGTCGGCGGCCGCCGCCAACCTGACCGGTATCGGTTCGGGAATGGCCGCGCAGAATGCCGCCGCCGCTGCCCCGACAACCGGGGTCGTCCCCGCCGCCGCCGACGAGGTGTCGGCGCTGACCGCCGCGCAGTTCGCCGCCCACGCGCAGATGTACCAGGCAGTCAGTGCACAGGCCGCGGCGATCCACGAGATGTTCGTCAACACCCTGGGCACCAGCGCCGGATCGTATGCGGCCACCGAAGCCGCCAACGCGATCGCGGCGGGCTGA
- a CDS encoding metallophosphoesterase, with protein MWAFGDAHVGTDKQFGRHSLAEAISQSEFGGSEGGPAFAWDLAIDVGDMSGAHHSLPDDAEGEEVRRQFSVLRKHRREDIYSVCGNHDRSGLAEPEAWWWQKWVDPLGDHNEFSGVDAKARRYAINGTWQRYSFQVGNLLFLMMSDRNEPTQMVGRGTLGGNPGGVVSGETFQWWKDAVDNNPDKIIISVHHYVLKDTTVASGAWEGLRKGADGRWEEHYHRYFEQGTPRGASYLYWVDSKQDSGAFENFLAERPGCVQMWIGGHTHTNPDDSFGNKTHIERRWGTWFINVASLSRHHMPLTTLPISRLLTFTPGSRDVRVQCYLHTSQHAPQGWYPKAERTLRLDIPFRR; from the coding sequence GTGTGGGCATTCGGCGATGCGCACGTCGGCACTGACAAGCAATTCGGCAGACACAGCCTTGCCGAGGCGATTTCGCAGTCCGAATTCGGTGGGAGCGAAGGCGGTCCAGCCTTCGCCTGGGACCTTGCGATCGACGTGGGCGACATGTCCGGTGCACACCACAGCCTGCCCGATGACGCAGAAGGCGAAGAGGTGCGTCGACAGTTCTCGGTGTTGCGCAAGCACCGACGCGAAGACATCTACAGCGTCTGCGGCAACCACGACCGAAGCGGGTTAGCCGAACCCGAGGCGTGGTGGTGGCAAAAGTGGGTGGACCCGCTGGGCGACCACAACGAATTCTCGGGTGTTGACGCCAAAGCCCGCCGATATGCCATTAACGGGACGTGGCAACGGTATTCCTTTCAGGTAGGGAACCTGCTCTTTTTGATGATGAGCGACCGCAACGAGCCCACCCAAATGGTGGGGCGAGGAACGCTCGGCGGTAACCCGGGCGGTGTGGTGAGCGGCGAAACATTTCAGTGGTGGAAAGACGCGGTCGACAACAATCCCGACAAAATCATCATTTCGGTGCACCACTACGTCCTGAAGGACACGACCGTCGCCTCCGGCGCGTGGGAAGGTCTGCGCAAAGGCGCCGACGGCCGTTGGGAGGAGCATTATCACCGATACTTCGAGCAAGGCACGCCGCGGGGCGCGTCGTATCTGTACTGGGTTGACAGCAAACAGGATTCAGGCGCATTCGAGAACTTTCTCGCCGAACGTCCCGGATGCGTACAGATGTGGATCGGCGGGCACACCCACACCAACCCGGATGACTCGTTCGGCAACAAAACCCACATCGAGCGACGCTGGGGCACCTGGTTCATCAACGTCGCGTCGTTGAGCCGCCATCACATGCCGCTGACCACGTTGCCGATCAGTCGACTGCTGACCTTCACCCCAGGCAGCCGCGACGTGCGTGTGCAGTGCTACCTGCACACCAGCCAGCATGCGCCGCAAGGCTGGTATCCCAAGGCAGAACGCACCCTGCGGCTCGACATCCCTTTCCGGCGTTGA
- a CDS encoding ABC transporter substrate-binding protein, producing MRRYTAVLLTVIALLLPACVARQRATGPAHEPAKVPLSQLADLTLQVGDQKSVGTESMLRAAGQLDHLPYRITFSTFASGPPMVEAATAGKIDVAITGDTPPIFGAAANAHIKVLSAYEGGGPGDQILVHTDSAIQSVDGLRGKTIALAKGSSAHANVLDQLDKAGLKPADVHLVFLQPADALSGFRNGQVDAWAVWDPYTAQAEQQLPVRGLVSRKHKYSFAIASDEGLADPKRNTALGDLLTRYANAAVWAREHPREWAAKYAESAGLDPAVAAVAQGRTLRQPTPLDDTVIGAEQRLADLLAADGQIRSAPRFADWVDRRFDHAPESR from the coding sequence CTGCGACGTTATACCGCAGTACTTTTGACCGTTATCGCCCTGCTGCTTCCGGCATGCGTCGCACGCCAGCGTGCCACCGGCCCCGCCCATGAGCCAGCCAAAGTTCCGCTATCACAGCTGGCCGACCTGACGCTGCAAGTGGGGGACCAAAAGAGCGTCGGCACCGAGTCGATGCTGCGAGCGGCGGGGCAGCTCGACCATCTGCCGTATCGGATCACGTTCTCCACGTTCGCATCTGGGCCGCCGATGGTCGAGGCCGCCACCGCCGGCAAGATCGACGTTGCCATCACCGGCGACACCCCGCCGATTTTCGGCGCGGCGGCTAACGCCCACATCAAGGTGCTGTCGGCATACGAGGGAGGCGGCCCAGGCGACCAGATTCTGGTCCACACCGATTCCGCGATCCAGTCCGTTGATGGCCTGCGCGGCAAGACCATCGCGCTGGCCAAGGGCAGTTCGGCACACGCCAACGTGCTCGACCAGCTGGACAAGGCCGGACTCAAACCCGCCGACGTTCACCTGGTTTTCTTACAGCCCGCGGACGCGTTGTCGGGATTCCGCAACGGGCAGGTCGACGCCTGGGCGGTATGGGACCCGTACACCGCCCAGGCCGAACAACAGCTCCCGGTGCGCGGTCTCGTCTCGCGCAAGCACAAGTACTCGTTCGCGATCGCCTCCGACGAGGGGCTGGCCGACCCGAAACGCAACACCGCTTTGGGGGACCTGCTGACGCGCTATGCGAACGCCGCGGTGTGGGCACGTGAACACCCCCGGGAGTGGGCGGCCAAGTACGCCGAGTCGGCCGGCCTCGACCCGGCTGTCGCCGCCGTCGCACAGGGCCGCACCCTGCGCCAGCCGACCCCGCTGGATGACACCGTGATTGGCGCGGAGCAGCGGCTAGCCGACCTGTTGGCGGCGGACGGCCAAATCCGTTCCGCCCCACGGTTCGCCGACTGGGTGGACCGCCGCTTCGACCACGCCCCGGAGTCTCGCTGA
- a CDS encoding PPE family protein, translating into MDFGALPPEINSARIYAGPGSSSFQAAASAWNSLAAELNSAALGYDTVVTQLTSEEWLGPASAAMADAAQSHVAWLSSTAAQAEQAATQARAAAAAYDQAFAASVPPPLIAANRAQTAQLVATNVLGQNTPAIAQLEAQYGEMWAQDAAAMYGYAGQAAAATKVTPFAAPVQTTNPAGQATQATAVAQAAASSSTTSAQSTLSQLQSSVPSTLKSLATPASAASSTSTTPDPWSEFWLLLTGSSTPPQSLSAIFTDLVAPSSVLYYSEGMGNFTTGIANAAIQTSKTLGLIGASAPAAAGGAAKGIAGGLGGLGSLLGSGTGGAPAAVSAGLGNAGAVGRLSVPPTWIGGAPLTAPHAPLPISSVSAAPEGGGAGNLLGGMPLAGAGAGHVGGSGPRYGFKPTVMARPPFAG; encoded by the coding sequence CTGGACTTCGGGGCGTTACCGCCGGAGATCAACTCCGCTCGCATCTACGCCGGCCCGGGTTCGTCGTCGTTCCAGGCCGCCGCGTCGGCCTGGAATAGCCTTGCCGCCGAGCTGAATTCGGCGGCGCTCGGCTACGACACCGTGGTCACCCAACTCACCAGCGAGGAGTGGTTGGGTCCGGCATCTGCGGCAATGGCGGATGCGGCGCAATCCCACGTGGCCTGGCTGAGCAGTACCGCTGCGCAGGCCGAGCAGGCGGCCACCCAGGCGAGGGCGGCCGCGGCGGCCTATGACCAGGCGTTCGCAGCGTCGGTGCCTCCGCCGCTGATCGCGGCGAACCGTGCTCAGACGGCGCAGCTGGTCGCCACCAACGTTCTGGGCCAAAACACTCCGGCGATCGCGCAGTTGGAGGCGCAGTACGGCGAGATGTGGGCCCAGGACGCCGCCGCGATGTACGGGTATGCGGGCCAGGCGGCCGCCGCCACGAAGGTGACCCCGTTCGCCGCCCCGGTGCAAACCACCAATCCCGCCGGACAGGCCACTCAAGCGACCGCGGTCGCCCAAGCGGCCGCCAGCTCCAGCACCACGAGTGCGCAGTCGACGCTGTCCCAGTTGCAATCTTCGGTACCCAGCACGCTGAAGAGCCTCGCGACGCCCGCATCGGCCGCGTCCTCGACCTCGACGACGCCAGACCCGTGGAGCGAATTCTGGTTGCTCTTGACCGGGTCGTCCACTCCTCCCCAATCGCTGTCGGCGATCTTCACCGACCTTGTGGCACCCTCCTCCGTTCTCTACTACAGCGAGGGCATGGGGAACTTCACCACCGGCATAGCCAACGCCGCGATTCAGACATCGAAGACGCTGGGATTGATCGGCGCGTCCGCGCCCGCGGCCGCTGGCGGGGCTGCCAAGGGGATAGCCGGCGGCCTGGGTGGGCTCGGAAGCCTGCTGGGAAGCGGAACCGGCGGCGCGCCGGCAGCTGTGTCGGCGGGCTTGGGTAATGCGGGGGCAGTCGGTCGATTGTCGGTGCCGCCCACCTGGATTGGCGGAGCCCCGTTAACGGCCCCGCATGCTCCGCTGCCCATCAGCAGTGTGAGCGCAGCACCAGAAGGTGGCGGCGCCGGAAACCTGTTGGGCGGGATGCCACTAGCTGGCGCCGGTGCTGGACACGTGGGCGGTTCTGGCCCCCGATACGGGTTCAAGCCAACCGTGATGGCCCGTCCGCCGTTCGCCGGCTGA
- a CDS encoding PE family protein, protein MSFVTTQPEALSAAAANLTGIGSGVAAQNAAAAAPTTGVVPAAADEVSALTAAQFAAHAQMYQAVSAQAAAIHEMFVNTLGTSAGSYAATEAANAIAAG, encoded by the coding sequence ATGTCGTTTGTGACCACGCAGCCCGAGGCGTTGTCGGCGGCGGCTGCCAACTTGACGGGTATCGGATCAGGGGTGGCCGCGCAGAATGCCGCTGCTGCTGCGCCGACGACGGGCGTGGTTCCCGCCGCCGCCGACGAGGTGTCGGCGCTGACCGCCGCGCAATTCGCCGCCCACGCGCAGATGTACCAGGCAGTCAGTGCGCAGGCCGCGGCGATTCACGAGATGTTCGTCAACACCCTGGGCACCAGCGCCGGATCGTATGCGGCCACCGAAGCCGCCAACGCGATCGCGGCGGGCTGA
- a CDS encoding PPE family protein gives MDFGALPPEINSGRMYAGPGAGPLLAAAGAWDGIAAELYTAATGYASVISELTSSPWLGPASTAMVAASAPYVSWLSTTAAQAEQTANQARAAAAAYEAAFALTVPPPVIAANRALLMALIATNFFGQNTPAIAATEAHYTEMWAQDAAAMYGYAAASATATRLAAFTSPAQNTDPAGLAGQSAAVAKAAGTSAGASAQTTASTTPQLASAPTISQAVQQVSTSTSSSSSGSSFWDQLNAILGSSSIRTLLTTRIFGGTYFLEGMPNSAISIAQQVTFGPGGTTAGAGGAWYPTPQFAGLGLGHGGGGAVSANVGQAGTIGKLSVPPGWTGATSSALEPQSAGALGAQAPGASANTQGLLRGMPLTGAGRRATGGFVHRYGFRHSVVSRPPSAG, from the coding sequence ATGGATTTCGGGGCGCTACCACCCGAGATCAACTCGGGGCGGATGTATGCCGGTCCCGGAGCGGGGCCGTTGCTGGCTGCCGCGGGGGCCTGGGACGGGATAGCGGCGGAGTTGTATACCGCGGCCACCGGCTATGCCTCGGTGATTTCGGAGTTGACGAGTTCGCCATGGCTCGGTCCGGCATCGACGGCAATGGTCGCGGCGTCCGCACCGTATGTGTCGTGGCTGAGTACCACCGCCGCGCAGGCCGAGCAGACCGCTAACCAGGCGAGGGCCGCGGCCGCGGCCTATGAGGCGGCGTTTGCGTTGACAGTTCCGCCCCCGGTGATCGCAGCCAACCGCGCGTTGTTGATGGCGTTGATCGCGACGAACTTCTTCGGGCAGAACACCCCGGCGATCGCGGCCACCGAGGCGCACTACACGGAGATGTGGGCTCAAGACGCCGCGGCCATGTATGGCTATGCCGCGGCGTCGGCGACTGCCACCAGGTTGGCCGCGTTCACGTCGCCGGCGCAAAACACCGACCCCGCCGGGCTGGCGGGGCAGTCGGCAGCGGTCGCCAAGGCCGCCGGCACGTCGGCGGGCGCTTCCGCGCAGACCACCGCCTCGACGACCCCGCAGCTGGCCTCGGCCCCCACCATTTCGCAAGCGGTGCAACAAGTCTCGACGTCCACGTCGTCCTCGTCGTCGGGCTCCTCATTTTGGGACCAGCTGAACGCCATCCTGGGTTCAAGCAGCATCAGGACCTTACTGACGACTCGTATCTTTGGCGGGACCTATTTCCTCGAGGGCATGCCCAACTCTGCTATCTCGATCGCACAGCAGGTGACGTTTGGCCCGGGAGGAACAACGGCTGGTGCCGGCGGAGCCTGGTATCCGACGCCGCAATTTGCAGGTCTGGGTCTGGGGCATGGCGGTGGCGGAGCAGTGTCGGCGAATGTGGGCCAAGCGGGCACGATCGGAAAGCTGTCAGTGCCACCTGGTTGGACCGGGGCGACGTCCTCGGCGCTGGAGCCGCAGAGCGCGGGAGCGCTGGGCGCCCAGGCACCCGGCGCTTCGGCAAACACCCAGGGCCTGCTCCGCGGGATGCCGCTGACCGGAGCGGGCCGGCGCGCCACCGGCGGCTTTGTCCACCGATACGGGTTCCGCCACAGTGTGGTGTCGCGCCCACCGTCGGCCGGCTAG